The DNA window AAACATCCCCGTCGTGTAGCGATCACTTTCGTCAACGCCCTGTTTGGATGGGTTCTGCTGGTTTGGTTTGCACTGATTTTTTATCTGCAACTGGAGTTGCAAAATGAAACAACGTAAACGTGGACGTCCACGAGTAACCGGTATCACCCCACAATCGCCTTGCAGATACAAGGAGCGGCTGAGGCCGAGGAACTCATAAGGTTCTTTCAATGAAAAACAATAATGGCTGTAAACCGATCATCATCAACATCGACATGAGCGATGAGAGCGCCGACTGGCCCAAGTATACGGGGCTTTACAAAAACGGCTACTCTAGATCGGAGACAAGAGAAATTATGTGTCGTATTCGGAAGGGCGAGTTTGGCAGTTTGCATCAGGTACCGACGAAAGAATGAAGGCTCTACAATGAAAAAGACTAGAGAAGAGAGAGAAGGTAAACGAAAATTCGACAAAGCCTATGAGGGCTGCACCCGTATGAAAGACGGGAAGTATACTGATTGGGAATACTGGGCTCATGAAACTACAGAAGAATCGGATGCGCGATTTCTGAAAATTCATAATGAGATCGAAAAGAAAAGCCAACTGCTACAAGCGTTCCAGAGTCGGACAGCCCGAATCTCAGTAGGCGCCTCAACAGTGCGCGGTCGGGGGAATGCGGGGGTTGTTGCTGCTGCCCGCCGCCACCTTCGTCAACTTGACTTGAGCATGTTCGGTCAACCACAATTCTTCGATAACCTGAATGTGGCCACTATCGCTCTTCGCGATTCCTTACCCAGCGGTGCACGGCACTGGGGACTTGCACGAAAAGTGCTGAACATTTTTCTGCGTGACTGCCTTTACAACACATACCTTGATGCCGCCTTCGGCCTCAGCAAGAATCTAGCGTATTTTGAGATTCCGCTTGACGGCATTACTGCTGTGCATTTGAAACGTGCCGCCGGACGAGGAATGCTACCGGCGTGGCCTGGCGTGAAGCATCTGGCTGAACCGTTGAGTGTGAGATATCAGGAAGCCGCAACCGCTGAGGCGGGCAGGCGAGGCATCCCCCGCGTTCACC is part of the Acidobacteriota bacterium genome and encodes:
- a CDS encoding superinfection immunity protein, whose amino-acid sequence is MIWASILGLLVFIVLALYMLPSLLAWQLKHPRRVAITFVNALFGWVLLVWFALIFYLQLELQNETT